TTCTTCTATTTTAAAATTTGTTTCTTTCAAAGCTTCTATCTCTTTATTTCCATCTTGATATGATTTAGTAACATTTTTAAATTCTAATACATTCATATGACACCTACCCTATTGCTTTTAATGGATCAATTTTTCTAATAGCTAAAACAGAGAATAATGTTCCAACTAAAGAAAAAATAATCAAACTAACAAAGATAATACTGTAATAAAGTCCATTTCCTAAAAATGGTACTGCTGATGGTAATACAAGTGATGTTCCCCATGTTCCAACCAAACCTAGTATACTTCCAACTAATGAAAGTAAGAATGTTTGCGATAAGACAGAAATTCCAATCATTCCATTCGAGATTCCTTGTGCTTTCATTATACCAAAAATAGGTGTTTTCTGAATAGTAAGTACATACATGAAGATCCCTATAATAATAGCAGAAATCACTATTAGGAATCCTATCATTAGTCCAAATGTTAAAATTTGAGCACTATAACCAGGTAATTCATTAATAAAATCAGCTATACTAACTTTTTGGAAGATAGAACTGTCGTAATCCTTTAATTCTCCTTTTACTACGAAAGCATTAATCATAAGATTATCAGTTGATTTATTATTACCATATTTCAACACTTGAAAATCATTAATATTCATATATACTACAGGTGCAACATTAAACCTTGATTTTTCCGTGTAACCTACTATTTTTAATTCAATATCTGAGTTAGCTGTTTTAAAAGTATCCCCTATAGAATATCCTTCTTTTTCAGACAAACTTTTTTCAATAACAACTTCATTTTTAGATTCAAAAGTTCTACCTTGAATTATTGGAGGAATTAAAAAACTTCCATTATTTACTCCAAAAATACTGATTTTTTGTTTTACATCCTCATTTGAACTCTTCTCAGTTTTAGAAACTGTAACCATTTGACTAAAAGGTTCAACATTATCTGCAGATAAAGATTCTTTATCTGATAATTTCAGATTAGATAAACCAATAGTTTTATTTGCTTCTGAAGAAAGCAATACCGTATCCGCCTTCCAATGATCAATTGAAGATCTATTCTGATCTATCAATCCAAAAGCTAATCCGGATAAGAAAAACATCAAATATGAAACTAGTGTAAGTAATCCTACAATTAGACTATACCTTAACTTAGCATCCTTTATTTCATTAATAGCTAAAAACATTTTTTCTCCTTAAAATATAAAATTTTTATTCATAAATAATAAATTGCATTATACTAAGCATATAGAATAAAACTTGTAAAGTCAAGTTATTAAACTAAACCGAATATCTATTGTCGTTATTTATGATTAAATTATATTTTTCGATATAAAACTAAAAAGGCATTTAGAACCTTCCAAATACCTCTTTTGTTAATAGCAAATTATTAAAATTATTATTTATTAATCCAACTGTTTACTGTATGAGCAATTTCTAGAGGATGCTCCATATACATCTCATGACCACAATTTTTTAGTAACTCAACATCAAAATATTGTGGAAGTTTATCTAGTGATATCTTTCTCCATTCAGGTTCTTTATCATATGCTGGAGCTATAAATAATACGTTTTTTGATTTTAAATTTCTTTGATATGATCTAATAACTCGACGTAATTCAAGTAAATAAGAGACTTTTTCGAAATCTAAATCTAGCTCAAATTTTTCTAATGCACTATTATAACGATATGAATTTTTTAATGCTTCTTCCAGATTTTCTGACCAATAATAAGATTGAGATTTTTCATTGGCTATAACTTCTTCTAAATTTGTAAAAGTATGCTGGTCAAAATAAGCTTTTGCTGCTTCTAACTCATTTTCAAGAGGCATTATTTCATCTAAATTCAAATAGCCTCCATCTAATAAAATGAGTTTAGTTACTTTCGGACTACGTGATGATAAAAATCTAGCTAAATCACCACCTAATGAATGACCAATCAGATAAACCTCTTCATCATCTTTTATTGCATTATTAAACCAATTTTGTAATATTTTTTTATCTTGTATCATTTCTTTATAAGGATTTAGAAAAACAGTATCTACTTCAAGCTCTTGAAAGAAATCCTTTGCGAAATAATAATTACTGCCTAAACCACCTATAAAATATACTTTAATTTTTTGATTCATCAATTCTTCCTTCTCCTAAAATAAATTAATTTTCTAGAAAAATACTATAAACGATTATATACTAAAACTTGTTAATTATAATTTTTAAAAATAATAATTAGTAATATACTAATTATAAGTAAGATAAACTGAACTACGAAAATAACTAACGCAATCTTATAAATAGATATATACTTACGAACTTGAATAGTAGTATTAAAAATAAACTCTCGAAATCTCTCATCACTTTCAAATGAAATAATATACTCCCCTTCATCAGCTTGAAAACAATATATCTCTACTCTTCTCCAAATAACCCCTAAACCTTTAGATCTATAAAATACTTCTTCTAGAGATTTTTTTTCACCAGTATTTTTATTAGCAACAGTTATC
This is a stretch of genomic DNA from Gemella haemolysans. It encodes these proteins:
- a CDS encoding ABC transporter permease, which gives rise to MFLAINEIKDAKLRYSLIVGLLTLVSYLMFFLSGLAFGLIDQNRSSIDHWKADTVLLSSEANKTIGLSNLKLSDKESLSADNVEPFSQMVTVSKTEKSSNEDVKQKISIFGVNNGSFLIPPIIQGRTFESKNEVVIEKSLSEKEGYSIGDTFKTANSDIELKIVGYTEKSRFNVAPVVYMNINDFQVLKYGNNKSTDNLMINAFVVKGELKDYDSSIFQKVSIADFINELPGYSAQILTFGLMIGFLIVISAIIIGIFMYVLTIQKTPIFGIMKAQGISNGMIGISVLSQTFLLSLVGSILGLVGTWGTSLVLPSAVPFLGNGLYYSIIFVSLIIFSLVGTLFSVLAIRKIDPLKAIG
- a CDS encoding alpha/beta fold hydrolase → MNQKIKVYFIGGLGSNYYFAKDFFQELEVDTVFLNPYKEMIQDKKILQNWFNNAIKDDEEVYLIGHSLGGDLARFLSSRSPKVTKLILLDGGYLNLDEIMPLENELEAAKAYFDQHTFTNLEEVIANEKSQSYYWSENLEEALKNSYRYNSALEKFELDLDFEKVSYLLELRRVIRSYQRNLKSKNVLFIAPAYDKEPEWRKISLDKLPQYFDVELLKNCGHEMYMEHPLEIAHTVNSWINK